Proteins encoded by one window of Salvia splendens isolate huo1 chromosome 5, SspV2, whole genome shotgun sequence:
- the LOC121803747 gene encoding uncharacterized protein LOC121803747 — translation MAEEEFQESDVVFRDCDEVSAAYDPPPRRRKISRSRSRSRSRSAPVNIPTNAWRRCADDGGGGGEEGEMVPPHVIVGRRVAGKMMALSICGMILRKGRDLSEFRNLILRMTGLLET, via the coding sequence ATGGCGGAGGAGGAATTCCAGGAATCCGACGTCGTTTTCCGAGACTGCGACGAGGTTTCCGCCGCTTACGATCCGCCGCCGAGGCGGAGGAAGATATCGAGATCGCGATCGAGATCGCGATCGAGATCTGCGCCGGTGAACATTCCAACGAACGCGTGGCGGCGATGCGCGGatgacggcggcggcggcggggagGAGGGGGAGATGGTGCCGCCGCACGTGATTGTAGGGAGGCGCGTGGCGGGGAAGATGATGGCGCTGTCGATCTGCGGGATGATTCTGAGGAAGGGAAGGGATTTGAGTGAGTTCCGGAATTTGATTTTGCGGATGACTGGCTTGCTCGAAACGTGA